A single window of Periophthalmus magnuspinnatus isolate fPerMag1 chromosome 9, fPerMag1.2.pri, whole genome shotgun sequence DNA harbors:
- the utp15 gene encoding U3 small nucleolar RNA-associated protein 15 homolog: protein MSSFKPTKIPVYPKLGEKVTQETLYWKDYKAPIQIKEFGAITNLDFSPVAPHNFAVTAFTRIHIYGPFSQEPVKTFTKFKDNAYCGRFRSDGQLLVAGCEDTQVRLFDVCGKVALRMFKGHTKAVHVTDFTSDRYQIFTGSDDYTCRLWDIPNSTELLSYQEHTDYIRCGITSKLNSNLFITGSYDHTLKVFDTRTDKSVLSMDHGQPVESLLLYPSEGLLVSAGGRYVKVWDLLKAGEPLVSLKNHHKTVTCLCLSSNGQRLLSGSLDRHVKVYNTTTYKVVHNFDYAASILSLGLAPNDESIVVGMTNGILSIKHRKGSEDSKEGVVQQRRRPSYRVFVKGKNYVPKQDDYLIGKPVKEHLAKYDRQLKKFNVSKALDTALETYTRTRKPEITVAVIKELDRRGKLKNALAGRDEQGLSRLLSFLIGHVVNQRFAPVLITAADMILDIYRSTIGQSPVIDRQLLRLQDLIEREIDYEQDLLEVLGMLDAIFACSLPKKEVPSSNISRQNGLTQGESSTTVPPQIQTS, encoded by the exons atgtCTTCATTTAAACCCACAAAAATACCAGTATATCCCAAACTTGGAGAAAAAGTCACTCAAGAAACACTTTACTGGAAAGACTACAAG GCACCAATTCAGATAAAAGAGTTTGGAGCTATCACCAATCTAGATTTCTCTCCTGTGGCACCACATAATTTTGCCGTGACAGCATTCACCAGG ATCCACATTTATGGACCATTTTCCCAAGAGCCAGTGAAAACATTTACTAAATTCAAGGACAATGCATATTGTGGAAGGTTTAGGTCAGATGGCCAGCTTCTAGTCGCAGGATGTGAGGACACACAGGTGCGACTTTTTGATGTCTGCGGAAAAGTGGCTCTCCGAATGTTCAAAGGGCATACAAA GGCAGTACATGTCACAGATTTTACTTCTGATCGATACCAGATCTTCACAGGATCGGACGACTACACCTGTCGGCTTTGGGACATCCCAAATTCCACTGAACTTTTATCTTATCAAGAGCACACAGACTATATTCGTTGTGGCATTACAAGCAAACTTAACAGCAACCTTTTCATAACTG GATCATATGACCATACACTGAAGGTCTTTGATACCAGAACAGATAAGAGTGTGCTTTCCATGGATCATGGTCAGCCAGTGGAAAGTCTCCTACTTTATCCTTCAGAAGGACTTCTTGTTTCAGCAG GAGGCCGTTATGTAAAAGTATGGGATCTTCTAAAAGCTGGCGAGCCTCTTGTCTCTTTGAAAAACCACCACAAAACTGTGACCTGCTTATGTCTGAGCAGTAATGGACAGAGGTTACTCTCTGGTTCACTGGACAG gcaCGTCAAGGTGTACAATACAACAACATACAAAGTTGTTCACAACTTTGACTATGCTGCTTCCAtccttagtcttggtttggct CCAAATGACGAGTCAATTGTCGTGGGTATGACCAATGGTATCCTAAGTATCAAACACAGAAAAGGTTCTGAAGACTCTAAGGAGGGTGTTGTACAACAGAGAAGACGCCCGTCGTACCGTGTCTTTGTGAAAGGAAAGAACTATGTGCCCAAACAG GATGACTATCTCATTGGTAAGCCAGTAAAAGAGCATCTGGCCAAATACGACAGACAGCTGAAGAAATTTAATGTGTCTAAGGCATTGGATACAGCTTTAGAG ACATATACAAGAACAAGAAAGCCAGAGATCACTGTAGCTGTTATAAAGGAGTTGGATCGAAGGGGGAAGTTGAAAAATGCTCTAGCTGGAAGAGATGAACAAGGGCTTTCACGATTACTTAGTTTCCTCATTGG GCACGTGGTGAACCAGAGATTTGCGCCTGTCCTTATAACAGCAGCTGATATGATCCTGGACATCTATCGGTCAACCATTGGTCAGTCTCCAGTCATTGACCGCCAGCTGCTGCGTTTGCAAGATTTAATAGAGCGAGAGATTGACTATGAGCAAGATCTCCTGGAAGTACTTGGGATGCTTGATGCGATATTTGCCTGCTCCCTTCCCAAAAAGGAGGTACCAAGCTCCAATATCAGCAGACAAAATGGCCTTACTCAAGGAGAATCGAGTACTACTGTTCCACCTCAGATTCAAACTTCATGA
- the LOC117376432 gene encoding transcription factor BTF3-like has translation MKELIMNQEKLAKLQAEVRIGGKGTARRKKKLVHRTTTADDKKLQLSLKKLGVNSISGIEEVNMFTNQGTVIHFNNPKVQASLSANTFTITGHAENKELTEMLPGILHQLGAESLTTLRRLADTLPKMDGENRAPLVAAEEEDDEVPDLVENFDEASKNEIK, from the exons ATGAAGGAATTAATAATGAACCAAGAGAAACTTGCCAAATTGCAGGCTGAAGTCCGCATTGGTGGCAAG GGAACTGCACGCAGGAAGAAGAAGCTGGTCCATAGAACAACTACAGCTGATGACAAGAAGCTGCAGttgtcactgaaaaaactggGGGTCAACAGCATCTCTGGGATTGAGGAA GTAAATATGTTCACAAATCAAGGAACAGTAATTCACTTCAATAATCCAAAGGTTCAAGCCTCACTCTCCGCCAACACCTTTACCATCACAGGCCATGCTGAAAACAAAGAACTGACTGAGATGCTGCCAGGAATCCTACATCAGCTTGGAGCTGAAAGTTTAACAACTCTGAGGAGATTGGCAGACACCTTACCTAAAATGG ATGGAGAAAACAGAGCTCCACTTGTTGCTGCAGAAGAAGAGGATGATGAAGTTCCAG ATCTTGTGGAAAACTTTGATGAAGCTTCAAAAAATGAGATTAAGTGA
- the si:dkey-88e18.2 gene encoding LOW QUALITY PROTEIN: interleukin-12 subunit beta (The sequence of the model RefSeq protein was modified relative to this genomic sequence to represent the inferred CDS: inserted 1 base in 1 codon; deleted 1 base in 1 codon), which yields MAKPLEDGDFGDVIHVNGPVVTVDEIDXPVLGEYTCWSAAEHKISSTFLLQELDVHHSLESLKCEARSYDCFFTCAWRDSGYDSARLYLGRDCESCPWVNGNVMKDGSFQFDLFHSLSPYAEETTMMELTVEALHNFSILKRTKRFYLRDIIKPDSPRIAGYLPVQQELNVTIEPPSTWSSPHSFFSLENEIEYVLKDNGEIRKSPSALIPRKISKFRVRCRDSYALSAWSHWTPWKNVKKGKGTKKNSKCSPGKKCKRHYHKQHKYTKS from the exons ATGGCAAAACCACTTGAAGATGGCGATTTTGGGGACGTTATTCACGTGAACGGTCCAGTTGTGACGGTGGATGAAATTG GACCCGTCCTGGGTGAATACACCTGCTGGAGTGCGGCGGAACACAAAATCTCATCGACATTTTTACTACAAGAGCTTGACGTTCATCACAGCCTGG AATCTCTGAAATGTGAGGCAA GGTCTTACGATTGTTTTTTCACGTGCGCCTGGCGTGACAGCGGATATGACAGCGCGCGTCTTTATCTGGGCCGTGACTG CGAGTCTTGTCCATGGGTGAACGGTAACGTGATGAAGGATGGCAGTTTCCAGTTTGACTtgtttcactctctctcaccttACGCTGAGGAGACGACGATGATGGAGCTAACTGTCGAAGCCCTTCATAACTTCTCTATCCTGAAACGAACCAAACGATTTTACCTCCGAGACATAA TCAAACCAGACAGTCCCCGTATCGCCGGATATCTACCAGTTCAACAAGAGTTAAACGTGACTATTGAACCTCCCAGCACCTGGTCGAGCCCTCACAGCTTCTTCAGTTTGGAGAATGAAATCGAGTACGTCTTGAAGGATAACGGCGAG ATCAGAAAATCACCGTCTGCCCTGATCCCAAGAAAGATCAGCAAGTTCCGCGTCCGCTGCAGAGACTCGTACGCGCTCTCAGCCTGGAGTCACTGGACACCGTggaaaaat GTGAAAAAAGGAAAAGGgacaaagaaaaacagtaaaTGTTCTCCTGGTAAAAAATGTAAGCGTCATtaccacaaacaacacaaatacacaaagtcaTAA
- the LOC117376065 gene encoding LOW QUALITY PROTEIN: melatonin receptor type 1C-like (The sequence of the model RefSeq protein was modified relative to this genomic sequence to represent the inferred CDS: inserted 2 bases in 1 codon; deleted 3 bases in 3 codons) has protein sequence MRFSNTSESEGVPLSVDFQHSQDYFVFIFQILFAVSTVLVAGSVVISILATRALRLQNRFIFMFNTSVCDTLVGVSVFYLGLFDVHEGYPSRNGTPHFLPSLLGVNMLTFMFAQFDRYCAVCHPFVYTRFITRRFIICVNFYSWIHIFTQTTILYMLPLSKAVQLYTISIISLQIIVLTKWAMTIKLYFVAKFQVERDPPGQKRESNRESLRMIVFVVISFLVLWSPSFINITLRWLXAEGVTFRNEGHKSFFAIVARLSAIVTPGVYLWGSQTLRQALVASGVGQTGPHCRHRNKTKALTVNINRINLQR, from the exons ATGCGTTTCTCCAACACCTCAGAGTCAGAAGGAGTGCCTCTGTCCGTGGACTTCCAGCACTCGCAGGACTATTTcgtgtttatttttcagattcTGTTCGCTGTCAGCACAGTTCTAGTGGCGGGGTCTGTAGTCATTAGTATCCTGGCCACGAGAGCGCTGCGCCTCCAGAACCGCTTCATTTTCATGTTCAACACCAGCGTGTGCGACACTCTCGTGGGTGTGTCCGTGTTCTACTTAGGCCTGTTCGATGTGCATGAAGGATACCCGTCCCGGAATGGAACACCACATTTCCTCCCGTCT CTTTTAGGGGTCaatatgttgacttttatgtttgCGCAGTTTGATCGTTATTGCGCAGTGTGCCATCCGTTCGTGTACACGCGCTTCATTACGCGCAGGTTCATTATATGTGTGAACTTCTACAGCTGGATTCACATCTTCACACAGACCACTattctgtatatgttgccactT TCAAAAGCTGTTCAGTTGTACACGATCAGCATCATCTCGCTGCAGATTATTGTGCTCACAAAGTGGGCCATGActattaaactttattttgtggCAAAGTTTCAGGTGGAAAGAGATCCGCCGGGTCAGAAAAGAGAAAGCAACAGAGAATCCCTTAGAATGATTGTTTTTGTGGTAATAAGCTTCTTAGTGCTGTGGTCCCCGTCCTTTATCAACATCACCCTCAGGTGGTT GGCAGAAGGCGTCACTTTTAGAAATGAAGGCCACAAATCCTTCTTTGCCATC GTGGCTCGTTTAAGCGCCATCGTCACTCCAGGGGTGTATCTGTGGGGCAGCCAGACTCTGAGGCAGGCTCTGGTTGCGAGTGGTGTGGGGCAGACTGGCCCACACTGCAGGCACAGAAATAAAACCAAAGCACTCACTGTAAATATAAACCGCATTAACCTGCAGCGTTAA